One region of Tumebacillus amylolyticus genomic DNA includes:
- a CDS encoding YceI family protein, with amino-acid sequence MSKVNWEVDQDHSSVEFSVKHLLINRIKGVFEHFQAVLSFDPDDVTTMDIQASIDANSITTRQPQRDEHLRSDDFLHAAQYPTITFQSTGCVPAGERQFELTGDLTLHGVTKPVTFHTVFEGLNKDPRGRERAGFHSTASIERNEFGLTFNSPLETGGIVVGNEVRIELYIEAVKIE; translated from the coding sequence GTGAGCAAAGTCAATTGGGAAGTGGATCAGGACCACAGTTCCGTCGAGTTTTCGGTGAAGCATTTGCTGATTAATCGAATCAAAGGAGTATTCGAGCATTTCCAAGCGGTTTTGAGTTTTGACCCCGACGATGTAACAACCATGGATATTCAAGCATCCATAGATGCAAATAGTATCACCACCCGCCAACCGCAACGAGATGAACACCTGAGGAGCGACGACTTCCTTCATGCGGCCCAGTATCCAACCATTACGTTTCAAAGCACCGGTTGCGTCCCTGCCGGCGAACGGCAATTTGAACTAACGGGCGATCTAACTCTGCATGGAGTCACGAAACCCGTCACTTTTCACACCGTTTTTGAAGGCCTGAACAAAGACCCTCGTGGCCGGGAACGTGCAGGGTTTCATTCAACAGCCAGTATTGAACGCAACGAATTTGGCTTGACGTTTAACTCGCCGCTGGAAACAGGGGGTATTGTCGTCGGTAACGAAGTGAGGATCGAGCTTTATATCGAGGCGGTTAAGATAGAGTAA
- a CDS encoding YciI family protein, which yields MQFLCMGYFVPEKMDARPKEEIEGVMSECGPHLQEFYKTGQVILDAGLDLETKSLRRANGKVTVTDGPFIETKELIGSVFLIEAENMDEAIRIASLHPTTQVAAGENFGWGIEIRPIHYFKLNE from the coding sequence ATGCAATTCCTATGTATGGGGTACTTCGTTCCGGAGAAAATGGACGCCCGCCCGAAGGAAGAGATCGAGGGTGTTATGAGTGAATGTGGCCCTCACCTCCAGGAATTTTACAAGACCGGCCAAGTGATCCTCGATGCCGGTCTCGACCTGGAGACCAAATCCCTAAGACGAGCGAACGGGAAGGTCACGGTAACCGACGGTCCCTTCATCGAAACCAAAGAGTTGATCGGCAGCGTGTTCCTCATCGAAGCAGAGAACATGGACGAAGCGATTCGGATAGCTTCCCTGCACCCGACCACACAAGTAGCGGCGGGCGAGAACTTCGGCTGGGGCATCGAGATCCGCCCGATCCATTACTTTAAGCTGAACGAGTAG
- a CDS encoding putative holin-like toxin, whose translation MTEFQTLTVMIAFGSLVAAIIFGILTVLLSILNLTKKK comes from the coding sequence ATGACGGAATTTCAGACTCTGACTGTGATGATTGCATTTGGTTCGCTTGTTGCTGCGATCATTTTCGGGATACTGACTGTACTCCTCTCCATACTCAACCTGACAAAAAAGAAATAG
- a CDS encoding RNA polymerase sigma factor has translation MSDTLCSSARDLRRQFEQEIEPHRADLWRYCKLLTGSPWDGEDLFQETMLKAFASLAQLWHPLLPKAYLFRIASNTWIDHCRKRRIPLDFSEDVELVGAETVDSIEVAGAVEEIVTHLPPRQVIVFILMEVFGFQASEVAGMIHATQGSVYALLNRARRNVRGIKQGTQVTALPHPSQREAVQTIIHALQNGDPAALIPLMSEHMHNDAAPGFQEFNKDDMFTGSMCGFAEGDLQASLQTLWGREVLVVSARNSAGGWELHNISHFEFDSGQLVLQKSYYFCKELLLEASRVLGIPLQVEKPAVEWSH, from the coding sequence ATGTCTGATACCTTATGCTCCTCGGCGCGAGACTTACGCCGACAATTTGAACAAGAGATCGAACCACATCGTGCGGACCTTTGGCGGTATTGCAAACTGTTGACGGGGTCTCCGTGGGATGGAGAGGACCTTTTTCAAGAGACGATGCTCAAGGCGTTTGCCTCCCTTGCCCAACTGTGGCATCCCCTGCTCCCCAAAGCGTATTTGTTTCGAATCGCCAGCAACACATGGATTGACCACTGCCGCAAACGGCGCATCCCGCTGGATTTTTCAGAGGATGTGGAACTTGTCGGTGCGGAGACCGTCGATTCTATCGAGGTTGCCGGTGCTGTGGAGGAGATCGTGACCCATTTGCCACCGCGGCAGGTCATCGTGTTCATTTTGATGGAAGTCTTCGGATTTCAAGCGTCCGAAGTAGCCGGGATGATTCATGCCACGCAAGGCTCGGTGTACGCGTTGCTAAACCGCGCGAGACGCAACGTGCGAGGAATCAAGCAGGGCACGCAAGTGACAGCTCTGCCACACCCCTCTCAACGTGAAGCTGTGCAGACGATCATCCACGCTCTCCAGAACGGAGACCCAGCCGCCCTGATCCCGTTGATGAGCGAGCACATGCACAACGACGCAGCCCCCGGGTTCCAAGAGTTCAACAAGGACGACATGTTCACCGGCTCCATGTGCGGATTTGCAGAAGGCGATCTGCAAGCGTCCTTGCAAACACTCTGGGGACGAGAGGTCCTCGTGGTGTCCGCGAGAAATTCTGCGGGAGGTTGGGAGTTGCATAACATCTCGCACTTTGAGTTTGATAGCGGGCAACTTGTCCTGCAAAAGAGTTACTACTTCTGCAAAGAGCTGTTGCTGGAAGCAAGTCGCGTTCTGGGGATTCCCTTGCAGGTGGAGAAGCCTGCGGTGGAGTGGTCTCATTAG
- a CDS encoding DeoR family transcriptional regulator: MSNMQLVAAVTSSPHPQAGQSHRSSGNFSYQNLPPGTTSLLWEIDQSNPEWQSISFDVMQDVSGGSDPVIFNSLMSGNRTDLDGSGRSLYIANPAHATESFTVQVYALTN; this comes from the coding sequence ATGAGCAACATGCAACTTGTAGCAGCGGTTACATCTTCCCCGCACCCGCAGGCAGGTCAGAGTCATCGTTCTAGTGGAAATTTTAGTTATCAAAACCTCCCGCCCGGCACAACCAGTTTGCTTTGGGAAATCGACCAGAGCAACCCTGAGTGGCAAAGCATTTCGTTTGATGTCATGCAGGATGTATCTGGAGGGAGCGACCCGGTCATTTTCAATTCCCTTATGTCGGGGAACCGTACCGACTTAGACGGGAGCGGTCGTTCGCTTTACATCGCGAATCCGGCTCATGCAACAGAAAGCTTTACTGTCCAGGTGTATGCACTTACTAATTAA